The Raphanus sativus cultivar WK10039 unplaced genomic scaffold, ASM80110v3 Scaffold0767, whole genome shotgun sequence genomic sequence gttgggacaaCACCAaacctatatttttttattaatttatagagattattaatttatcaagatactaattgaaccaaaaacttaatttagaactatgaaattatattaatttataaattattaatttaaagaatttATACTGTATTCATCTCTTACCTTCTATTTTATTTGCATCCATaagcaataaaaaaaacttttgtttgtCAGGCAAATAGATTTTACCATTTTCTTCTTAGTTGTAGCATTTCCTTCAccataaatatttctttatattaggctacatgagaccaccttttTATCTCATTCAATAAGTTCTTTAACAATCTTTGTGTCTATAAaaaccaaacacacacacacacaagaaaattttataatctcTTCATTTATGTAATAGAAAAATGTCTAACCTCACAGAAAAGTGTATTTTCTACGGAGAACCAATCTCCTCTAAGTATATATACCATTTGGGAAATTAGAACCCATTATTGGATAAACCAAAACCCGAACCGAAGATTTTGTATAGACTTTTACCacagttttttatatattatactctTATTAGTGGACTTCGATGCAATGATCACCtaaattaggggtgggcactttaacCGATATCTAAAACCGcaccgaaccgaaatccgaaccgaagtagcaaaatacccgaacggatattaagttaggagagattggatatccgaatccgaatggataatactcgaacccgaatggatatccaaaGATAACCGAACGTATATATACTTActcttatatttttagtttacatctctcattttatttaaaatatttattttgatgctATACATACTTCaagatcatataatatacatataattatagaaaaatgaTTCGACACTCACTTAAAATATATGTCaagctttttgtttcatgtattaacaaaatttacctccaaattttaaaagtaatagtaaaactaatgtttatttatttttgaaatgttatttctaaatctattaatcatttagtctattaaaaatttaaaaataagttaagtaaaatctatattttaaatataataaactttaaaaaatgaaaaattaaatttttttctttcaaaatctaaatatcggaacccgacccgaaataaccgaaccggaactaaaaatacccgaacccgacccaaaatacagaaatatccgaacgggtattatagctctataccgaaatacccgaaaattcaaaatatccgatccgaacccgaacgggtatccgaacgcccacccctaatccaaataatcaaacaaaacaacatcAAAATTAATCAATCCAATCAGAGACAAGGATACTAAACTCAAGTCATTTTAATCCTAAAACCAGTTTTAACAGAGCAAATTTTAAATGGGTTTCAGTAGATAATTATGAATGTTCTTTTACAATCTAAATAAACCTAAAATCAATGTTGTTCAACAAAGCTAGGATAGAATCATACTCCCTCTATTCCTAAAAGATAGATGTTctagagaaaaaaattgtttcaaaaagatagatgttttatattttcaatacaatttttgtcaactaataatgaaaaattgtgaagttcaaaaacattaattgtaattcgtaaaatcttattggtttaaaagtataataaatataaaattacagaaaacgATGCATTTataactaagttttaatatgttttacccgaaaattgtgaaaattctaaaacatcttatctttttgaaacaaagggaatatatataaattaaacaaacacgcacggacgtgcgggtcaaaatctagttagtttTTAAATCTTAAGAACATTTTATCATTAACtttctaaaacatcatataatataaaacagaagAAGTAATTACTATGCATACAATTAGAAGAATTTCACTGTCAAAGTATATGGACACATATCATAAACTTTCAACTGGGAAATAATCGTCTTTCTGGACTCTGCGTAAAGTAGATGAGAAACTGACAGACGCATGGTTTGTTCACGTAAAAGAACAAGTCCGTGACACCATGGAATAGTCCAagtacattttttaaaaaagtaaaaacaaaacttttgaaatatgtgcgtatatataaacaaaagtcTTGTTTGTTTTACAGAACAAAAAGTTGCCACATGACATGAATTGTACTAAAAAGAAACACACTGTACACTTGGACATTGTTATCACTCTTTTATCTTTAGGTTGTGTTCTGTTGTGGTGGAGCGTCGAGAGGGAAACACGTCTCATCACCACCCGTGTTCCAAAGGAAATGTGCATAGTTTGCAGAGTAAAATGAGTTTGTTGGATCAGCAGAGATTGCTTCCAAGAACGTCTCCTCTGCTCTCCACAAATCGTTCCTTGCCTTCCACAAGAACGTCGCGTATTTACTCAACGCCTCGGCGTCAGCTGGCTCTGCTTTTGCCGCTCTCTTGAAATACTTCTCCGCTCTGTTTTCagataacaaaagaaaaagagaagaagaagccacGTTAGAACGAGACAAATATCCAACACAATTGTGGTTTTGTTAGTATAGATAAGATATGAAGTTGAATAAGGCCAAATAGGTAAGTGGTATAGCGTATGTGAATTGGGTTCTGGTTAAATGTGGACAGATACATCAAATGAAAATTGTCTAAAAATGGAACCTACATTGAATTATAGTCATGGCTAAAATGTCAAAGTACTTGTCTGGAGGAGACACTATCACCAAAATATCTATAGGTTTTAAATGGTATTTGACCTGCTCGATAGCAAATTCCCATTTTAGCGAATTATTACCTAATAGTACTATTTGCTTTATACAACCAGATGCAGAAACATGGGCTCCTTTATAGTGGATGAATGAATAATGGAACAGAGATATGAATAACATGTGAGGGCAAAACTTGTTACAAAACCTTTTTGGTTTTaggtttaaatattttggttttgggaGAATTAATCTTTTCACAAATCCACCCCATACTCCACTATCAaccaagcttttttttttctttatttgttgggaacccaaaccaaaaagaCTCAAAGCTAAAAGACAAAAAACCTTTGGGAAAGAAAACAAGATTgcatcatttttaatttattctcTAATTCATTCTGAAAATGGAGATGTAGATTTTTATCTACTAGTTGTCTTCTATCTTTTAAGTGGCAAAGAAAGAACTGGTTCACTCATTTTTAAGCCTATCCGATTGGTCCTTATGGTGATTTGATTACGACAATCACTTAACTAATATCTATCATTTCTGACTTTAGTATACCAACTTGCAGCCTAACTTAAGTCCTAAACCAAATCTTAAACTCTCTAATCATATGAACTAACGaataacaaaatcaaatataatatactttaaacAGCATGGTCATTTATAATAAGATGGTCAGATGTTAATTACCTGTCGTAATCATGTATGATTAGGTAGAGAAACTGAGCGTAATTAGCAAGAAGGAGAACGTTATCAGGCTGCTGAGACAGACCCGTTTGGTAGAGAAGCTCCGTCTTGAAGTAATCCATTGACTCTTCTGCCTCTACTCGTGCCTCCACTGGAGCAACCATCTGCTTCATCGTGTCGTGATCCAACGCCTCCATCTTCTCCGTCTCCTCCAAGATCGAGTTCCACAGCCTAGTCTCTTCCTGCCCCGACACCGATACCTCTGAATCCGCAGCTGTTGAGCCGAGAGACGACGAAGAGAACTGAGATGGTGTTCTGAACTGATCAGAACCATCTCCTTCTGTTCCGCTCTGCACGGGGGGCACGTTGTTCCCACCGTTTCCTCCGCCGACAAAAGATGTCTTCCCGTTgggagaagaaacagagaacgTCTTGATCATATCGGAGTCGAACTTCTCCTGTGACTCACTTATCTCCGTAGTGTCAAACCTAGATCAGAGGTCATTAGCTCAACTACGGAAAAAGATCATGGCTACTTTTCTTCGAGTGACCGTTGGGacgaaactaatattaaaataaaaacaaacctGAAAGAAACGGTGGCGGTTGGAGGCGTTGCGGCGGCTAAAGCGGAGTTGCTGCCGATAGAGTAAACCGTGAAGTTCGCGAGGAGGATCATAACGGAGACCATCAACGTAGGAGTCGCGGAGAAAACTTGCTGGAACAGCCACACGAACGACGCATGCATCTCTTTTCTGACGCGAAGGAGGATCCCTTGGAGATCTTCGAAGAGAAGAAGCTCTCTCATGTGCAGCGTGAAGCTCTGCAGCTCGCGGATCATAAACACCATAGAAGAGAAGGCTCGTTTCACGGAGCAGCAAGCCGATTCTCCGACTCGGTTGATGATAAGTCCTTCTTCCTCCATCCGTAGCTTTCTTTTAATGATGCGGAGCGAGATAGGGAGGTCGACGCTGTTCGCTTTCCTCTCGATGGAAGACATTTGCACCATCTCGGGCCACGGCGGTTCCACGGAACTGGATGATCTGTCGAGGCCGAAACTGTTTGTTGTTGTCGTCTCTGTCTCGTTGTCCTCTTGGAATTTGAGAGTGAGCTCTTGCATCTTTCTCGAGAACTCTTCCTCGGAGAAAGGGTCGACGCTTCCGGTGAAGGCTCTGCGAATGAGCTGAGTTTTTGTCGGTCTTGATGATTTCAAGAGCTCGCAGGAGGACTTGGAGTTGTGGCGGAGGAGAttcgtggaagaagaagaagagccgAAGAGACTCTGGCTCTGTCCGAAGCTTCGTCGTCTTGAAGGAGAAGAAATGGCGGAGGAAACTAGGGTTTGAGAATGATGAACAGCCACCAAGTGGTTGAAGGTTGAGGTCGTTGCTACTTTCACGCCCATTATTGTTTACTTGGcaagaaagtgaaaaaaaaacagagcagaagaagaagcttgaggCTAGTTTCGTCTTCCACACGCTTTCCTGCAAAATCAAATGATGAAATCAAAGTAAATAACGAGGTTATTAAATCCATGCAAATCTCACGAGAATGAATCATTACAATCCCCATGAGAAACGGATCTAAGAGAAAAAGCACAAGAAACAATGAAGCTTCGATTTCATCTAAACATATAAACTTCTGTGCAGcttattgagagagagagagagagagagagagagagagagagaggaagagagaagagactCACTTTTACAAACTTTTGTGCAGATAATCCTGAAGTGGGAACACGAGGAGACAGACGCTTCACTTATGAAGGAGCTTGGTCTTATTATATACAAACGCAAATAAGATTTATCAAAGACTGGGAAAAAAATATCGCGCATGTGAAAAAGAGTTAGCGTAGAATAGTCAATAGAGGAGTACCGGAGAAACCGGTAACAAGTCTAATAATGTAGTGACGTGGCAGTCGTTACGGAGGAATAAGTGAGCGGAAACCGGGGAGTTTTCTCTAGATCTGACGGTTGTAAAAATTCTCCACTTGATCGTGCGGTTCTTCTCTTTTTCTGACAAATATGGGAAATGGAACGCAATTTACATTAGAGGACATATAAAGTTACACGTGTAGTTACAGTgacatatttaaaaaacaatatatatatattaggagTGTGAAAATAACAGCCTGGCACTAAGGTAGGCGAAGAAGTGGGGTCCTCGTGTCTATGTCATCTGGTAAcgactttttatttattactaaggTAAAGTTTATTGCGTCTAAACTCGTGTTTCCAATCCATGTTTAATGTagtaacttttaatttttatttataaattcataaatgTCGAATATCAGAGTTAGTAAACATGTCAATAGGATTGTTCTAAAAACGCATCTCATACAATGCATTGAACGAGAGATTTAACAAGCCCAAAGTCAAATAGTAACCTTGAAGAATGGCAATAATATAGGCTTTAGTCATGTGGTAATTCACACCATAATAAGTTAGTTATCATCACCACAGTGCTAAGCAAAGTAAAAGTACTATAATGTTTAGTTAGCCAAGGTTCAATTAGATCGTCTTAGCGgagtgtgtgtgtttttattcTTTCTTGTTATGTGTAGTAaattctgaaaataaaaatttagtttaccGTCTTGTTGAATTTTCATGAACACTGCTTAAATGCtcaaatatgattataatagTGCAGgcaaaacatttaagaaaaatctGTCTATCAATACGAGTAAGTAAATCACATTCACGTCCAACTGTGTCATTTATCACCTGATTTCGCTGTCAAGCCTGCTATACAGTTCCATAAGATCTATATATACATCGTTGGCAAAAGGATACTTCTTCTTTTCTTGCAGAGTATTAAGTATACCTACAATTTTCGCATATTGCAGAACAATCATTTGACTGTAACTTATCTATATTACTATATATGTGGTAGTAGGGAAACAACTAGCGTGCATTCGATACGTGCATGCATGCAAAACGATATGATTAGCTTAAGAATATAAATGACATTGTTAAAAaggttaaatattaaaaaacctttgatattaaaacaaaatagtttttgTTGGGACGTAGCAATTAAAGGGAGAGGGTAAGGAAGCGACGGTGGAGAATCAAAGAGAAGTGACCGGAGAGTGGTGCTAGGTAGAAGCTAAGCACCAAGTTGACGGAAGTTGACGTCGTTAGAGAAAGCAACGTCCAAAGAGAGTAAAGATGCTCAAAAAGAATTTGACGGTACGTCGGCTGCTTATATCTTCTATATTAACGGTTGAtacttattgtttttttttgttggactCATCTCCAAGATCtgtatatttaattagtttactagatattgacccgcctttaaaaagacggatatattttttatttaaatttttttgagaaatataatttttatgtttgtgtgtttgtataattatatttttctatgatatgaatttaatagaatatataactttatgtaactatatcaaataaatcaaatttcATAAATACTTTAATGGTTGCAGTTATATTAGACAAGTTTCATAAATTTCCAATGGAGTTACAAAAAGTGGATAGAAAAATCGTTGCAGTAATATTAGGTAATTATACTAATGGTTgcagttatattaaaaagatattctGATTATTAGGCAACTAAATTCCGCTCTTTGAGAAGAtggatattttttgtttttaataattttgactaatataatttatatgtttgtgtgtttgtataatcatatttcTGCATGATgtgaatttaatagaatagatagttttatgtaagtatattaaataattCAAGTTTCTAAATATGTACTTGTGTCATATgtgtttcaaaaattattttaaaattttatttataatttttatttataaagttgcaatatgttatattttgtagtttcctatatgataatagttttaattattttatttctaaacttAGAGTAGGTGTCTGTTAAAAAGATATAACAAATTATAGAAACTGTTTGATAATAATGTGGATTAGTAATTTGTGTAATTGAATTATATGTAACGTgtaattaaacaaaattattttcaaacaaCTGGAATTTTTAAAAGGCCCATATAAATACATAATGCAACCAATCCTGAAGATTTCTATATCAAACTGGTTACACTGAGAAAGTAATTGTGGCCCCTGATTATTAGGCGTGTGTGTGCATGTGGTGGTTAcagtaagaaaataaattttgatgcagttatattaaaaatatatgtattgttGAAATGATTAGTTGGACATAACCTTAGGTCATGCTgcagaattaatagtattgatgtcCTTGTCGATGTGCTTCTATCGAATCATGTTTATTTATATGACTCCCTTTAGCttattaaatatgattaaatgtACATATGTACTCCcatatattatttctttttcctTCCAGAATTCCTCTGTCTTTCTTTTGGTTTACATTTGCAGATCCAACACGTAATAAAGTTTATGCGCCTAGTCTAACACACAAAAGTTTCCCATTTATTTATTAAGTGGAATTAATAGCTTTATGGGCGATTCGACAATTAGCAATGGAGTTGTGAGACAACTGCAAGATTCAAACGCTACATGTCCAAAATGTAAGAaggtaaataaaacaaatagaaGATGATAAAAGGAACCATGTGATAGTCAAAGACTTGTTCATTGATTGCACTTAATGTCGCAGCAAATGTGATATGGGTATGGTCTTGATACTTTTTTGATACTCAAGGTCTCGATACTTCTCTTCGCAGAGAATCAATCAACCAATTAGAAATGTGCAAATGATCTACATCACACGACCCTGTGATAGTACGTGCGTTACAAATCGCTGCTTGGTTGTTTCTAATAGTGGAAAACGAATATAAGTTTACGTAATGGCTCTTGATACAATGCTATGGCCAAATGATCGTAACTCGTCGAAAGAGAGAGCCAGAGAGAGACTGGCAGAAGGAGCGATACGGCAAATGCCAATCTCATTTCTCTTATCTTCTTTCAagttttttaattcattttgacaaaaagatattttaattgttttgattttaaattattattgttttggtACATATACGATAATATAATATCAGCGATACCTTGGACGTTTTTCTCCccaaataaagtttttttttttttgaattatacagaggtatcctggcccaCCGAaatggtccagactagtcacgtgttgccacatgtcggtcctctgtccctggtgataccgaaatgttaattccccagtggccgggattcaaatccaggtggcggaactcacagttgtgaaccctttaccaactgagtTAGAAGCTCCGGTTCCCAAATaaagtttttgaaaaagatatatagaaataaaataaaatatcttagaCCACTTTGGTTTTTTGTCTGATTCTCAGCGTCGTTTAACACAAGTTAAATACAAAGGTCTTGAagtttttaaggaaaaaaaaacatgcacaTGAAGCACTGCATATCACCTGATCACTAATTAATATAGTTAATCAAGTTTTGTTTATGTGTGGTAATATGTTAAAAACAAGTAATAGACATGTTTAGTGCATTTTGTGGAAGAGTATCAGCACAAAAGACTATTGTTGGTGTTGGGACTGTTCGAACTAAGAGATATATAAAGTCATTCTAGATGCCAATAAAGTATATTTGGGTAGTGGAGTAAGAGTTTTAGTTAGGAGAAGCAAGGCTCTGTCTAGGTAAATAGTGCATAAAATGTGTGTAGTTTGAGCACTAGGGAGTATATGATCTTATCTTTGTGTGTATACACATCATGTTGTATACGTAAATGACTGAACTATGTACTAATTGCAGTTGCCCATTTCAGATTCATAACcatccatcatgatttgaacCTGGACACAGAAAAAGTTGAATATAGCCAAGAAGCTCAAATGAAAAAGGATCaatcaattatttatgaaaaaagaACATTAACCAAAGGCGGTGGTGTCTGATTTTCCTGAGCCCATAGTTAGTTATAATGGGCCATATTGGCATGCGATATTCGATTAAACGACTGCTCCGAATATGGGCCCAATCGTAAGCCCATATAAAAGTGCCGCGAAGCTGGGAGATTTCAAAACGGCATGAGAGAACAAAGAGCGCGCGGGATGCGAAAACGTATGTTCGCGGTTAGCGTTTTACCTctactaaaaaaaatttaaccacACTTCCAAAAGGATGATTCGTAATACGATTGGATCTTAGACCATTCATCCTTTAAGCGAAATTGCCGTATTCGTGGCCTAACGAACGATGCCTACCATCGCCGGATCGGAGAAATCGAAGAGCATCGAGACTCCTCGGAAGAGAAAGCTGAGATCGGAGGAAGCCAATCACTTGTCCAAGGACACAACCCCTACGCCGAAGAAACTGAAATCTCGTCGACGAATTGCTGTTTCAAATCTCAGAACGCCAGAAAAggtaaaactatttaaattcaCTCGTCTGCATCAGATCATTTTCCTTGATGATAAAGTGTCCGTAACAGTTGGATTTTAGTTTCTCTATGGATTCGGATGAATATCAATCCTAATTGGCTATATCTATTTACAGGAAGTTAAGAAAGACTCTAATGAAAACTTGGCAGTGGATAACTTATCCGATTGTTTAGACTCTGAATCTAACTGGAACCCTCGAGGTAAACTTGAATCATTAGATTCTTCAATAgtctacttttatttttgttgtaagGTCTTATGTTAATCATATACTATGCTATATAGATGAGGAGCAAATGAGAGCTGTGAAAGAGGCATTGCATGTATCTAAAACACCGTCGACAATTGTTTGCCGTGAAGATGAACAGAGACGCATTTTCTAGTTTGTGAAAGGCTGCTTAGATCAGCAGAAGGCTGGGAGTTTGTACATTTGCGGCTGTCCTGGGACTGGGAAGTCACTGTCCGTGGAGAAAGTTGTACAACAAGTTGGTGATTGGTCGAAGCAGGTAGCAGTTTTTGTAGTTTATAACATACAACTTAAAATTTGTTAGTAAGGTGCTGTTCGTTTGCTCATCTGGGTGATCCATCTGGGTGAAGATACAAGTTGATGTTCGTTTTGTACATTAAAATGCTACATCCAGATGGATCACCCAACTGCATTTATGAAAACTCAGCTCAAATTTTCATCCAAACGAGGGTGAATCTTAACGGAGCATTTGGGTGAAGGTGAGTCTTCACCAAAAAttcctgccaaaaccgaaaaatacaattttctatCAAAATCGAAAAACTCAAATTTTTGTCAAATCCGGGAAAATGTAATTTCTCACCAAAAacggaaaacataatttttcgccaaaatcgaaaaaacgCAATATCCCGCCAAAATTATTCGTCGAAATCGGAAAAAagacaattttccgccaaaaccggaaaacacacattttcccgccaaaaccaagaaaacacaatttcactcccaaaaccgaaaaacgtaATTCCCCCCTCCCCAAaccggaaaaatgcaatttcccgccaaaactggaaaaacgtaatttcccgccaaaaccgagaaaacacaatttcccgccaaaatcaaaaaccaccaattcccgtcaaaaccggaaaacacaatttttcgtcaaaaccggaaaacacaatttttcgtcaaaaccggaaaacataatttcccgccaaaaccgggaaaatgtaatttccccccccccccccaaaactggaaaacacaatttcccgtcaaaaccggaaaatacaatttctcgtcaaaaccgggaaaacgtaatttcccgccaaaaccgggaaaatgcaatttcccgccaaaatcgggaaaatgcaatttcatgccaaaatcggaaaaatgcaatttcccgccaaaaccgggaaaacgcaatttcccgccaaaaccgaaatcgtcatttctcgtcaaaaccggaaaacactatttctcgtcaaaaccgaaaaatgcaaattttcaccaaaaccgggaaaacgtaattttccgtcaaaacttAGAAAATGCAAATTTCTgccaaaatttttaaaacaagtctattttaattattttagtaacaagTTCATCTCGATGTAGATGCAAGTtgaaaaaaaagcaaacaaacgTAGTTGCATTGAGATGATTCATCTAGATGGAAAAACGAAATGCAGAGACGAACAACACCCAGATGGAGCATCTGGATAAGGCATCTAGATGGACCATCTGGATGCATATTTCAGATGTACAGACGAACGGGGCCTAAATGTTCAAAAAGATTTAATGATTTTGATCAGGCCGGTTTGCCACCTGTGGACACATTGTCTGTGAACTGCACTTCACTGACAAAGGCAACAGATATATTCAGCAAGGTATATAGACTATAAACCTCAAGATTATTGATTTCAGGTTGGTTATATCTGATGCTTACATTGTTTCCAGATAGTTGAAATAGTAGAGCCCGTGAAGAAAGATGATTGCTACTCTTCACCTCTACAACATCTTCAGAGTTTGTTTTCTCAAAAGCAACAGTCCAGCTCAAGAatgatgtatattttttttaatcgttTTGTTTGTGTATCAGTTACCTGTGATGATTTACTAGTGTGATCATTATCTAAGCTTATCTTTTTCAGGTTAATAATTGCAGATGAGATGGATTTCTTGATCACAAAAGACCGAGGAGTACTTCATGATCTTTTTATGCTTACAACTTTGCCATTTTCAACGTGTATACTTATAGGTACTGTACTTTAGCGGTTGTTGCTATGATTTTTAGTTCAGATATGTATTCACCTTCTCTTTTCATGAGCACTTGTAAGTTaagctgtttttttttctttctcaggTGTAGCTAATGCAATAGACCTTGCAGATCGTTTCCTTCCGAAATTGAAGTCACTTAATTGTGAGAATTTGTTGATTTTGTAAATTGATACGTTTTTCTATATCTGCACAGAAAGTATCAACTTTGAAAAATAagagttgaattttttttttcttgaactgTGTTTCTATTATTTCGTTGCAGGCAAACCTGTGGTTGTAACTTTCCGTGCTTATTCTAAAGATCAAATCCTTATGATACTACAAGAGAGGCTAATGGTAATTCCTTTCAACTGTATGATAAGATGTCTTGTTTGAGACATTGAAATCCGTACGCCATGGAACTATGATGTTTCTATATATGTCTCACTGATTTTTCAAGTTCTGTTCTAACAGGTTCTTCCATATATTGTTGCATTCCAATCAAAAGCCTTGGAGCTCTGTGCAAGAGTAAGAATCCGATCCTTGCTGGTCGCATGATCTTTTATCTCAGTCCTGCTCCTGAGCCAATTTTGTTTTCCTAtaaccattaatttttttatgttg encodes the following:
- the LOC108811903 gene encoding uncharacterized protein LOC108811903, with translation MGVKVATTSTFNHLVAVHHSQTLVSSAISSPSRRRSFGQSQSLFGSSSSSTNLLRHNSKSSCELLKSSRPTKTQLIRRAFTGSVDPFSEEEFSRKMQELTLKFQEDNETETTTTNSFGLDRSSSSVEPPWPEMVQMSSIERKANSVDLPISLRIIKRKLRMEEEGLIINRVGESACCSVKRAFSSMVFMIRELQSFTLHMRELLLFEDLQGILLRVRKEMHASFVWLFQQVFSATPTLMVSVMILLANFTVYSIGSNSALAAATPPTATVSFRFDTTEISESQEKFDSDMIKTFSVSSPNGKTSFVGGGNGGNNVPPVQSGTEGDGSDQFRTPSQFSSSSLGSTAADSEVSVSGQEETRLWNSILEETEKMEALDHDTMKQMVAPVEARVEAEESMDYFKTELLYQTGLSQQPDNVLLLANYAQFLYLIIHDYDRAEKYFKRAAKAEPADAEALSKYATFLWKARNDLWRAEETFLEAISADPTNSFYSANYAHFLWNTGGDETCFPLDAPPQQNTT
- the LOC108862831 gene encoding LOW QUALITY PROTEIN: cell division control protein 6 homolog B (The sequence of the model RefSeq protein was modified relative to this genomic sequence to represent the inferred CDS: substituted 1 base at 1 genomic stop codon), encoding MPTIAGSEKSKSIETPRKRKLRSEEANHLSKDTTPTPKKLKSRRRIAVSNLRTPEKEVKKDSNENLAVDNLSDCLDSESNWNPRDEEQMRAVKEALHVSKTPSTIVCREDEQRRIFXFVKGCLDQQKAGSLYICGCPGTGKSLSVEKVVQQVGDWSKQAGLPPVDTLSVNCTSLTKATDIFSKIVEIVEPVKKDDCYSSPLQHLQSLFSQKQQSSSRMMLIIADEMDFLITKDRGVLHDLFMLTTLPFSTCILIGVANAIDLADRFLPKLKSLNCKPVVVTFRAYSKDQILMILQERLMVLPYIVAFQSKALELCARLVAAASGDMRKALSVCRSALEILETEIRGSPSPESQGPTPDDPVVRIYHMATALSKTFKSPVVDTIQSLPQHQQIIICSAAKAFRGAKKDATVGELNKLYLEICKSWVISPAGITEFTNMCTVLNDQGILKFGQARRDNVKRVSLRVDESDITFALQGIRTFRNCLL